The window TCGATGAAGGTCTCGGGGGAAAGCCCATAGACGGGGACCTGCTCCTCCGCTGGGAAGACAACGCTGTCCACCACCGTCTCGTTCTTCAGGTCGTACTTGATGACCTGGAAGTCCTGCCCCTCCTTCACGTAGTAGATGTGCCCGTCGTAGACTGTGTGCCCCGCGCCGCCCCAGGGGAAGGGCAGCTTGACCTTCTTGGCCCGCGAGGTTCCTGCAGAAGCCGTGAAGTCGCGCACCGTTTTGAAATGATGCAACGTGTCCCCGGACGAGCTGTTGAAGATGTAGATCTCCCCCGACTGCCCGACTGGATCTTTGGCCCACACACCCATCGCACCACCGAGCCTCTTCAGGATCTTCATGGATTTGATGCTGGATACCATGTCCCTGCAGTCTGGGGGGCAGGAAAGGGAATTTAATAAACTGCGATTCTGAAGTGCACTTGAAATCATACAGAAGGAATCATTGTTACGAAAGGTGTCATCCCGTGCACAGAGCACccaatttgaaaacaaaagtaaaaagcaACACTTTATACAAGCATCAAATGATTAAGTACGAAAGAAACTCCTTCAGCTATCAACTGGCATCAAAACGACCGACCTTCCACAAATGCTCATTTTTCAAGCCtcaaaaaaacaagacagctttTTGACATTTATCCTTTAGCGCTTTGTAGAGAATAGAACCAGGGACTGCAGAGTGACGAATGGACATTTCCaagtagaaatactaaaattcaAAAACGAGAAACATTTCAACTACAAAAcctcaaattaaaa is drawn from Polyodon spathula isolate WHYD16114869_AA unplaced genomic scaffold, ASM1765450v1 scaffolds_2233, whole genome shotgun sequence and contains these coding sequences:
- the LOC121310461 gene encoding olfactomedin-like protein 3A, with the protein product MISSALQNRSLLNSLSCPPDCRDMVSSIKSMKILKRLGGAMGVWAKDPVGQSGEIYIFNSSSGDTLHHFKTVRDFTASAGTSRAKKVKLPFPWGGAGHTVYDGHIYYVKEGQDFQVIKYDLKNETVVDSVVFPAEEQVPVYGLSPETFIDLAVDEEGLWAIYATKENEKNICLAKMDPKTLAIEQMWDTPCPRENAEAAFVICGTVYVVYNTKLPSRSRVQCVFDVSDMVTNDDAPLVYFPRRYSSHASLKYNPRERQIYAWDDGYQILYKLDLKKKLEV